One region of Cydia fagiglandana chromosome 17, ilCydFagi1.1, whole genome shotgun sequence genomic DNA includes:
- the LOC134672892 gene encoding uncharacterized protein LOC134672892 produces MSSDPHDFLPLSPAHFLVGRTLTSPASEDLQHAPAHRLNRYQMVEKIRQHFWTRWSKEYVSELQTRSKWRSHCEDLKPNTLVLIKDDNLPPLKWHLGRVVKTIPGRDGVSRVADIHTASGIIRRAYTKICPLVSQPDEERREDQESS; encoded by the coding sequence ATGTCATCGGATCCGCACGACTTCCTTCCTCTGAGCCCTGCGCACTTTCTTGTCGGTCGCACTTTGACATCGCCCGCCTCAGAGGACCTTCAGCACGCGCCTGCTCATCGACTCAACCGGTACCAGATGGTGGAGAAGATACGGCAGCATTTCTGGACCCGATGGTCCAAGGAGTACGTCTCCGAATTACAGACGCGATCCAAGTGGAGGAGCCACTGCGAAGACCTGAAGCCGAACACACTAGTTCTCATAAAAGACGACAATCTGCCTCCGCTAAAATGGCATCTAGGACGCGTCGTCAAGACTATCCCTGGGCGAGACGGAGTGTCAAGAGTGGCAGACATCCACACCGCATCTGGCATCATAAGACGCGCCTACACCAAAATCTGCCCCTTGGTGTCTCAGCCTGATGAAGAGAGGAGAGAAGACCAAGAATCCTCTTGA